In Cyprinus carpio isolate SPL01 chromosome A5, ASM1834038v1, whole genome shotgun sequence, the sequence TAGTACCTGAGATTATCATTGTCATAGTTTGTATGTTGTTGCTCCAGCCACAATGTCGCAGAAATAGaaaccatttctaaaataaaaattttgtgcCACGTTGTATAATGTGCAATTAGGACATGGTGTAAGATGAGGATTTAGAAGTAGTATTTTGTTGGGGTTCATACCACAGTAAAAAAAGGGTCTAGCGTCACCCTTGGTTGGGATCAATCCAGCAACTTCTCAGTTAGCACCAGCCCTGAGCCTTTCAATTTCAACATCCTACTCTTCCCTGTTGGAATTTCTATAAATGGGCCATAATGTATAGTGCGCTTCCTAAAAACTCACCTGGCTGTTGTCCAAAGCCGAAACCAGAGGAGGATGCTGTGGTGGTGTTGCTGCCAAACATGGATCCCTGGCCAAAGCCTGAGCTGGACTGTCCAAAAACAGGAGCGCTGCTCTGGCCAAAGAGCCCAGTGCCAGTACTGGCTGCGGAGCTGGTGGCACTGGCTCCGAAAGAGAAGGAGCTGGCACTGTTTGTGCTAGAGGATCCAAACAGTCCTCCTCCTCCGCTGTTTGTGACTGATGTGGTGGTGGCTGCCACCGGCTGCCCAAACCCAGAACTTGCGCTAAACGCCGGCTGACCAAAAGTAAAGCTGCTAGCAGAACCAGAGGCCGCAGGCTGGCCGAAACCTGTACTGGGACTCTGTCCGAAGGCAGGCTTTCCAAAGCCAGAGGTGGTAGAATTGGCACCAAAGACAGTAGACCCAAACACTGTGGTCGGAGCGGCAGAAGTGGGCTGTCCGAAGACTGGGGTTGGAGCTGCACTTGTGGTGATGGCTGCAGATGGGGCAGAGGAGGCTGCTGAAGTGACGACACTGGTGAGATTTATGGCTCCAACAGTCAGACTGTCTGTGCCACCCGAAGGTGGGGCGAAGATTGAACCTGGTTTCTCGGATGTTGGAGCTGAGGATGGGGTGGTTGCTGGTGTCTCTTGGGGTGCAGGAGTTGTTATGGAAGTGCTGGTGGTCTCAGGGGCAGGATCAAAGACTGGTTCTGCTGCAGGAGGCTCGGAGACAGGCGCTGGTGTCTCGGATGGTGGGGTAACTGATGGAGATGGTGTGGAAGAGACCTCAAGAGTTGGAGGAGTTGGGGGGTTGTTGGAAGGTGCTGTAGTGGGCTCAGTACTGGTGGGAGCAGCGGCTTCAGTGACCGGTATGGCTGATGGAGCACTTAAGGTTGGTGGTTTAGGACTGGGTTCTGCTGGAGGTTCCTTAGATTCAGTATCAGCGGAGGGAGCCGGCTCAGCTGAAGTCATCGTTTCTGGCTGGAGGGACTTTGTTGGAAGAGTTTGCGTCTCTGATAGAGGTGCTCGCAATAGACTGCCGAAAGAAGTGGCAGCTGTTGGAAAGGAAGATGTCGAGGGAATGGTGAAACTTGGAGCAGTTCCCTCCTGTGGTTTAAAGGAGAACGTAGATGAGCCAAATCCTTGTGCCGTAGTAATCTTAGGAGCCTCTGCTGCAGTGCCTGTTAATTCTGATGAATTTCCAGTTTCTGCAAGCTTGATTTGTGCAGAACCGAAACCAAATCCTGTAGATCCATTGCCAGGTTGTCCAAAAGTGAAACCCAAGGTGGTCTTGAGGGCTTCCTTTCCTTCCTCACTTTGGCCCACTCTTAAGCCAGAAAAGGAGCCGAGAGTTTCTCCAGCATTGCCCTGGGGTTTGGGAGCTTGAGGGAGTTTAGATGGTTCAGGAGGTGGTGTAGAGGAGCTCACGCTCTGTGCGGGAGATGACAGTTTTGAAGCAAAGGAAAACGGCTCCTCAGACCCCACAGGACCAAACGTCATATTTGTTCCCGTGCTGCTTGCAAAAGAGAACTTGCCTGGTAGGCCAGAACTCTTTGCTATTTgcaaaaggaggaaaaaaaaaaaaattactaagaGAGCCCAATACCAATAAGCCAATGTGACCAATAAGCCACTGGAAGGTCCAGAACCTGCAGAATTTTACATATTCTGCACTGGATTTGAGGGATATCTGGGGGAATTGTGCTAAGTGGATTTTAGCATGGGTATCATCAAATTAGCAAAAGGTGCAGAGGATGACAGCAGTCTAAAtctgtggttctcaacctttttgactcctaGGGCCCCCATTGGCCAAAACAATAGTCCAAACCTGACTGGCCCTTATttaatttacagaaattaatCAATTTTTTCAATGATTTAATATTCAATTTCAAATTATTCAGACAATTCAAAGATTAACATAAGGAactaaagtaataataattaatataaataaaaaacttaattttagaaTTCCATAAGTTttcttgatttttagttttatgttatttaaaagattgttttgtcttcatttaaaaaatttcaggTTATTTTGAGGCCTATTCGGAAGCTTGCTAAAGCCCtcggttgagaaccactgctctaaattATGTGGACATTTCTGCAGATTCTTTCAGGCCCTCCTGGCCACTGGAATGGCACTTAAAACTTTGACATTTTCTAACCACAAGCagtgttaaaaactaaaatagtaagTAACATTAAATATTTGCCTTTCTAAATGACCGGAGACACATGGAGATCATACCTTGAGTGTTGCTGGTGTCCTGTGATGGAGGGGCGAAACTGAACCCTGATGACCTGTGAAACAGCAGATTCTGTCTCTAAACCACATACTGGTGTTCATATTCATATGCAAACAATATAAAAGACATGCTTAATATTCCAGTAGATcaaaagtagggatgcaccgataccacttttttcaGAACGAGTCCGATACCaatgctttcatttttggtattcgccgataccgatacctgtattttcacagcatttgtcatttttacaaatattgggtacaaagacaaaataataataattataagaagaAGAATTATGTTAGTTGGCTTCATTAAGCAAACAGatatttccttcagttatttCCACACTTAATTATAcctgttaaaatgtattgtttaggcttttgttactttcactgttcattttaatggcgcattagagctgctccattgcagcaGCTCAATACtgtaatcataaaatattttCCTAAAATAATACAGGGAACCACTCGTTATACATTATACAAGTACGCCCGTACTATTTTGGTGATGTAATTTGCGCAACGTACGCAGACCCTCACGTacgaataaaaaacataattttagagCAACCTAAACATGCGCAGTGCGCACACGTTTACATTGGTACAGGAGACACTTCTACCCTAGCGCATTTCACACAGTCTGCTGGTTTCACTTGTGCTTTAATTGTGTATGCTTgacgtttaaaataaatgttgtttatagtgaatgcccctgtaatttttgtttgttttatatttacaatttatttttaatacaaatgcatGTGCTAGGAGCGAACAGCAATCAAGATCATGCAACAGAAGTGCTTGCTCTGACTCGCTCTCATTCTCCTTACTGTCAGATAACTTTAATAACTTGTGCACtgttttgcttgcttgcttttgaCATCTGACTGAACTtcaaactttccagtgatgtctGTGAGATATTCACTCAACAAGCTCTTGCACATCAGCTATACAGGCGTgaatactgaatgtttaacattagcCTATATTAATAACATGTACTTCATAgacatccttaatctctaataactccattcaactctgttgttctgttgtcagtgttttttttctggacacAGCTCTGTTCACACGCTGTGTAATATCAGCTTTTGGTATCGCAGCATTTTTACGAGTACGAGTACAGGAGTGCAGTATCGCGCCTGATACCAATACcagtatcggtgcatccctaatcaGAAGTGCTGCTTAAGAGCCACTAACATATGGAGTAGGATCAGTAAGTGCACAAATCCGTATAAATAACAGACTAGATCAAAGATAACCCATAACTAGATAACTCATAATAGTCTCATAAGTCAATAACAACCATGAAAACCTGTATTGAGATGAAGGTGGTCACTGTAATGAGGTTTAGTAACTCACTGAGCAGTAAATGAAAAGCCCTTTGAGTTCTTCTCACTGATGGATGAAGATGCTCCTGCGTCAATTTTAGCAGCTCCACCTGTAGCAGCCCACACAGAAACAAGCTCATTACGACACTCAAAGCAGCATTACTCCACAGGTAATGGAGTACAAAGTAGTGCAGCGCTAATCTATTTAGCATTTATTCTACTTTATACTGAACAATCTGTACTACTGTGGGAACTCAGTCACACTCACCAAACACAAAACTACCTGATGTGGTCTGCGCCGTACCTGCCAGCGGCGATGAGACGCTTAACGCACCTTGAAAGGAATTCTGCAAGTAAAAACAATGGTTACACCAAACAACAGACGTTTGCTCACTCTGgagatgttgtgtgtgtgatttgtaagAGGAAATCATTGTTACAAACACTGAATTCTGTCAAAAAGCAGTTTGGAGTTTCAGTGTAACTGTAATGTTGTGATTGGTGTTTTGGAGCAGCTCATGTGCGACTTACTTTATTGGCCCCCGCTGTCGCCAGAACCTGCTGAACCACCTGAGCCGCTGGTGCTGGAACAGACGCGCTACAGACACACATAAAACATGACTGAGTCATTCAGACAACTCAGGGGACAACTTATAGTAATCAAACAGCACAGGGACTTAAGAACGTGAGTGTTTTTATGGAAACATTTACAGGCAATTTTGTAAAAAGTGCAAATCATGATTTGCATCTGCCtcatttatttgtgataaaaaaaactgcacaaaacaacTCCATAAggggtttaatatttttattttgcaataataatcataataaattattattagccATAGTAATATAAGCACAATTTTGGGCAAAACTGTGGCCAAGTAAAATTTTTTACCCAAATTGAGCAGCTCTACTCGCTGGTGTCCTAATGTGTTTTGCAGGCACAAGCATGCTTGCTTGCTTTTGGCTGGATGGAAATAGGCTAATGTGTGTGAAAAGCTCATATTTACAGATGAATGCCTTTGTGTTCAGGGATGCTGGGATGCATCTGAGAAACATCCTGAGTATTTGAACAAAAGAGGTCCGATGCTCCGTGTTCACGTTTGTTTTTCCTGTCTGAGTCTGTGAGCGTGATGCTCATACAGCACAGGAAGTTCACGTGGAAAGTGTCCTGCGGCTGTTCAGGACAAATAGCCACCGCAGCACTggtcagacagacagagtgagCATGCAGAACGGCCGACGCTCATGTGACCacaatgatgataatgatgaagaGCAGTAACTGGAGCAGAGGAAGAGTAGAGATGTGCTCTGATAAACAGCCCAAGCACTTGAATCACGATGACCTCATTACAGCGGTCACCTGACCTCTACACGGCGAACAAACCTAatgaacaagtgtgtgtgtgtgaggatgtttCCCATCTATCTTTCTGCATCAGTATGAGAGATCAATACAGACAGGacgagagacacacacagaggcagAGACAGCAGTTTAGTGCATACTGCGCAGTACATACTGAGGAGGACAGTATCAATctctgcagggctccagactgcaactaaaacagttgcatttgtgaccaaagatattaatttgggagagaagtttttgctgaggtcgccttTGGCGACTATATAAATTTACATGTTACGACTTAAACATTTGCACGTAATGcctttttcctgtttgttttgcGATCACATCTTTTGTTGACATAATAACCCAAGACGATGTGcagttttaatgaaaaatgagGTGTttcaaatagtatttttatttgaagaagAGTTTCGTTGAGTGCTCACCTTCTATGGGCAGCTCCAGTTGTGCAGCATGAGAGAGATCGAAAATGATGGAGACGTGCAaagtaaaagtgcagaaaatCAATGTCTATTTCATGCATAAACTACAACAGgaaaagctgtcagctgtgtggacattaacaatatcgttaacaattctcatttAGAATTGATACTAAAATGGCTCCTTTTATCAAGATCTTTAGTCAATATGTGTTCTCTTAATGCattaacttcattttatttttagcacacTTGCCGTCCAATAATCACTATAATTTTTGTGCTTCATCACCTCTTAATAAAGTATCAGTTTTAAAATTCTGccaaattcataatgaaattcaaacaataaataccgttttggcACTCTTTAATGCGACACGAGCAATTgttttagcacctcagttcaagccgCACGTGAACCCATCATGTCTTTCTCTTTAGTACTATagtacaaaacaaacatgaatggACATCAAAAATGTGTCACAATCACTCATTTAGTGTTTCAaacaaaagacaagaaaagatgagacaaacaCTTGACAGTATGACTGAAAAGTTAAagtgtttattctgtggcacccaAAAATAATTTGCCACTTAATTTTGTTTCTTATACGAGCCAATGGCTTTTTGTCTGAAGTCCTGCTTTGAGTAACTATTTATTAGGAAAGGCATAAAAGCCCATTGACttcaaggacaataactataatgattatctataaagttttaataatcctTCTAATTATTTGACAATATTGACCGACTTTTAAAAGCATCACATGACAAAACTGCAGAGCATGGTTATAATAAATAGAACCTTATTGtctgctggtgtggatgctaatataagTTATCGATCTTGATGTGAACGGGTCTTAATTTGTacagaaattcaaataaaaatttataaattaaataatagtgtGATAATGTTTGAATTCAAcgcaaatgcattacattttgaaTGCATCAGAGAACAGTTAATGTTTGAAATGCTAGTATACTACATGCTATTTGTGTCCTCACTACACGTGTTGTAATACCTCACTATGCAGGAAATAAACGTGTTTGAAGTTTGAATTAAACCAAGTGTAAAAATGAGTATCTTCTAGCAGTCTGATCAAATAATTAGTCAAGAAAGAGATTGCGGTTAATATCACTTCTCAGTTCAAAGAGTGTGTTGCATTGTGATTCTGTCAGATGCATTTGATCAGTGACATACTGCAAAAACAGTGTGACTACTGTAGTGGTCTGCAGCTCTGAACACAGCCACAGacgcatgcgtgtgtgtgtgtgggtgtgtgtgtttgtgtgcctgtgtgCAGCCGCTGCCTCAGGCCGAGCAGCTCAAGCGTTAATAATACATGTGTCTGGGTTAAAGTTGCATGGGACACATGGTCTTGTGCATTCACACACAGATAAGGCGTCTCGCTGCTCGCATGTAACACAACGCTTAGACATCAGATACACCTCTGCTGAGCTCGGACAGCATGAGTCAGGTCGTCATTGCAGGAAATGATGTCAAATCATGTTGCTCACAATGCTGACTGCAAACGCTTACATCCTGATGTGTGTCAGTGCACAACACTGGACAAAACACACACCTTCACAACATCATCAATGTTAATgctaactataatgataactgcaaccttaatgataactgtaacaatGATGCCTGTGATTATATTATTATGGTgatgttattgttaatgttaacaactaCAGctgtaaaactataataaaattataataataacttaatactcACGACTATAGCGATAAAATGGTAACTAAAATGGCAACTATGTTTACGATAACCAATAATAACCAtaacaactataataatatcaACAACACTGGCGTTTATCAGTAAAATGTTAACGATACCTTTGATAACTTATTTACATTACGGTTATTGTTACAactaatgataactatattaacaATTAGTGACAATAACTATATTGACATTTATAGTTATTGACATGTATATACTGATATTTATAACGAACACTAAAACACTAATGACTgtaataactataacaataactataatgattgTTATTGTCaatcaataatgataattataacacTGACAACAagttacacttcattttaaggtgtccttgtcacagtgtaataacacaaataacacaaaGTAATAGTTATTAACAACATATACCGACTATAGGGTTAGTTTTTTGTTAAAGGTTGAGTAAAGTACATGTAACAATGATCTTGTAAAATCCATATAATAAACACACTAACAGGCAGCAAATGATTCATATCAGGTGATGACAGTTTGAAACCTTCAACCGACTGCAAATCAGTCACCTGATAGAAAAACCAAACACTAATGTGCTGTGATGGACAGATGTGTGGTCATGTGACCGTCCAGTCCAGTAAATGTCAAATGCTGGATTATGAATATTCAAAGCTCTTCAAGCTTTAATCCTTTAACATGCATTTCTATGTTTAACAGAGAGCTGATGCCGGTCTCACAGGTCAGCACATGTGTCACGCATCCAGCTGCTGTTGTTCACCACACAGCGCTGCAGATAAGAGGGTCTGAGCGCGCTCACAATGTGGTCTAAATGCTCCCCTTAGGGCAGATGAGCTCATGTGTAAGGTTAAAACAGGACGCCGTACACACACAGAGCCCATAATAAACACAGACTCAATCTGACCGTGACGACGACCTCATTTTAGACGCACAGAGaggatttcacacacacacacacacacacacacacacacacacacacacacacacacacacacacacacacacacacacacagcacagcgAATGAACATCAGATTTGTTCTGAGCACATGCTTCTGTTGTGCATAACGAGTGTGTGTTATGTGCCGTGAGCTCTCTGTCACAGCAAATGAACTACTGTGGTTAAAAAGACAAAGCAACCCAGTGTGAGGCATTCTGCATGCATTTTCAATCTGTACTGAAGAAGAGCAACCAGCTGCTGTATTCAgtgtgaacaaaaaaataaaaataaaaatcataaaaatggccCATAATCCCCCTGCTGTGGTTCTCTCACCTGATGACAGTGGACACAGGTATGGGCGGACCTTTATCCTTCAGTTCCTGTACGTTCACCACCTGAGGAACTGTCTTGAGCGTGGACTCTGTCAGAGACGCTCCTGAAGAAAATGACAGAGACAGACtgtaataaacaatataactAGCAAACAATAATAATGAGCATGTATAGCCCACAGCAACAGAAGGGATCTTCTGACATCAAATTCATTTAGTACACATGTCATCTGCACATCCACGTGTTTCACAGCCTTCAATATGAGCACCAGGAAAAGTCAATAATTACTTTATTACACCATTATATAATGCTTTCGGGTGGTTGACATGTCACACTACAAAGAAGCATTCACTATTTTCCATTTGAAGTGAACAATGTTTTAAACACTACACAATATCACAAAAAAGTGAACAATTCTTAAAAACTCTATTCTTATACAACTAATAAATGTGGCTTTTATGAGTTTGTTTTCTTAGAAATGTACATGGAACGTAAAAAACCTAACAGgtgattaaattataaatagaaaTGGTAAAGAGACATAACCAACAATACACACTTTCACTCATACTGCAGGCTTGTACATTCATCTTgtaaaaaaaccccccaaaaaactttcatgagcatgtttatttatataaaacatttaagttCTAGaaaagtcttttctgctcaccaaggctgcatttatttgaacaaaaaaaagcattattagtttaaaataatggttttctatgtgaatatgttaaaatgtattttattgctgtgatcaaagttgattttttttagcatcattactccagtcttcagtgtcacatgatccttcaaaaaacatttctgattattatctgtTGTACTGCCTAACatttagtggaaactgtgatgcattttatttttcaagatttttttgatgaatagaaatttcaaaagaacagcatttatttgaaatatatatattatatatatatatatatatatatatatatattatatatatatatatatattattatatatatatatatatatatatatatatatatatatagatatatatatatatatatatattgttacattataacattataaatattttgttacattataaaccGTAAGGTACATCTACATCATACATCTACAACAACAATTAAGTCTGTTTAAAATAGTCCAAATATGCTGTAGGTCTGTTATACAGTGTCGCCCCCTAGTGTACAGATAAGACTGATGGATACTTACTGATAACTAATAATTATAAAGACTATAAAAGATCAGTTCCAAAGAGTTTAAAATCAATCACTGTCTGAAATGATGAAAACGTGTGTATGTTGTGTAAAAGTGGATTATAACAGATCTGTGAAGGACAGTATGTTTGTACCTGGTTTCTGGCTGGTCATGTGTCTGCTGAGGGCGGCTCTTCCTGCAGCCTGGGGGGCGGGGATTGTGGTGGGCGTGATCTTTTCTGTGGGCGGAGCTCCATGCTTAACTGTTTTTGTGGCTAATGCTGTGCTATCAGCACTGTCCATGTTTATCTTTGGTGCTGCAACACATGCAAGAGATGTTGTAAAGACCATAAACAAGACCAGAATCATGTGTTGAGGTACGGTTTGAACCTCACCGGGGCTAAAGACAGGTATGGGGACATTCTGGACTCTGCTGAATGGACTGGACTGCATACTGAAGCCTGGCTGTATGGAGGGTGTACGGACCACCGTGGGGTGTCTCGGGACGGAGGGCGTCAGCACCGGGATGGGTGCCGGCTCGTCCTCTTCCTCTGCCACTGCCAGTGAGTCCTCGGGCTCCAGAGGCTGAGACAGAGACGAACTGGAGCTCACCTCGTCCAGATCTTCGTAGAACTGAGGAGTCAGGAAGGCTGACCGTGACAGGTTGgctgagaaacagagagagatatATGAGACAAACACAGGGGTGTCTGGCATGTATTGTGCACAATACAATATCTCACACAGGTTGTTTTTgcaggaaaaatatataaataaataattaaaaataagaaacaccTTGATAGTCCAGGCTTTAGCTGCATGATGCAGACTAGCAGTTAGAATGGGCCCCTTTAAGTTTTTGTCTTATGTCACATGAGCGAGTATCAGTACGATTGGGATTTTATAAgttaatattgttacattttagacagtattgtctgttttttaCTCTATGAAAAACAATaccaaacaaagccaaaactgtCCGAGTAAACATCTCAGAGTAACACACAGAAGTGTTTCATTCTTGAATTAATCAGTCTTTTTGaataaatcaattattcatttgcTTCGTTCCTGAATGACTCACGCATTAAGACATCAAGGCATTGTTACATAAAACAAATTGttcaatatcaaaatattttggaaacattaatCTCATAGCATTATTTATGCAAATGTAATTTCAGTGTAAATATATCCAAGCACTGTTTTATAAAACGgagagttccggtccttgattggttgagccgtgttcaaagctgttgtaaattacactacaaacatacacctttgtttacttctgtgtgctGCTCGGCAAACACTTTGTTGGAACCAAAACTAAAAAGGTTAGAATAAAAagccttttttaaaaagaaaaaaattccctGTAAATCAATTTAAGATGGCAAAGGTCACCCTTTAATGACAATGTTTATTGTACACAATAAAGCAGCCAAGAACCAGCACCAAAACACCCAGCAAACACTGCCTTACAGCTatcaacaaaatcactaaaaatattgagatatcaaTTACTTTTTATTAGTGTAACACCCCTAGATGCACAATCACATCACAAGCACACACAGTTGATGTACCTGGAGCTGTGGAGCGAACCGGTGGGGTCTGTCGCTTTGACAGGAAGTTCCTCAGCTGAGACTGTTTGGCCGGGGTCATTttagctgcacacacacacacacacacacacacacacacacacacacagtgacatcagGAAGGTCAAATTAGAACAAAATCATCGCACTGCAACTCATCTGTgagtaggggtgctccgattaATCAGCTAGTGATCGCTATCGATGGATAATCGCTTTGGGGTGTTTGATCGGCTGTCTTTATAAAGGCCGATCTCAAAAGACCTATCTCAGGCTGATGACGTGCCTgccgtgagaggtttggcatgacatgcagcAGCACTGTCTCAGTCTGTCCGGCgcaggtgaaataattataatgctgaaggtgaggtacaattcgtatttcttcattaaataacttttaaagtaatttgaaaactttctgtgaggcataatttcacaaacagcgtgaGTGAATCACCGCGCGCATTCTCTTTCTCAAAATAcacaaatggcttcaaatcacatcttcactataaatataaattaataaatatataaaaataaatataaaaaatttttttttttgaaaaatgtctaaaaaatgctgccccccaccccccaaattAAAAATCCccttaaataaatatcttgtttttgttaaatttttttttaaaaatgaatttcaatatatgtatatattttaaaaaatcttgattggatcatcactaattttatatgatgaaaagaaggctttaaaaagatgtgtatcggcagatactgcttccTGTGATTGACGATCGGGTGATGGCCTCAataatcctgatcggagcacccctatcTGTGAGCAGACTCATCTTGAGGAAAATGGGCATGAACAATTCCGACTGTACTGTTGAACATGAGATGATGATCTGAGGTGAACACAAGCAGATCTTACATGGTGATTTGGCAGGAGCTTTAGCTGTCGTTTCAAGGCTGGCCTTCAGAAGAGCATCCTTCAAACTCTCCAGCACTGTCCAGACtgtaaaacacacagaacacGTGAATATGGATGCTTCCAGTTTCCCCCCAGGATGATGCTGCAAACGCATGTGAAATATAACGAAGGACACAAAGTGAGCTGGTGCTGGATAAGTGCACAATCCAAGTTGTATTAAACATGTTATTCACGAAATGCTTCAAACTAAATCATAAACCTATGTGGCTTTTTCTGCTGTCAGATGCGTGTGATATTCAGTGCATTGGAGACATGTTTTACATCTTACAGTGTTATACTCAtcagtaaattttacaaaaaagtattacCACTGTGAATAAATGAGTCTCCTGAGAGCAAGAATCATAAATAATTACCCCACCGAATCTACATTTAACTTCACAGATGTCAATGAATGAGTGCTGGTGCACGTGTCTGATGAAGAGCCATATGTCTCGACTCGAGAACAATCACTGATGATGAgaacatg encodes:
- the LOC109079925 gene encoding nuclear pore complex protein Nup214-like isoform X4; protein product: MTPAKQSQLRNFLSKRQTPPVRSTAPANLSRSAFLTPQFYEDLDEVSSSSSLSQPLEPEDSLAVAEEEDEPAPIPVLTPSVPRHPTVVRTPSIQPGFSMQSSPFSRVQNVPIPVFSPAPKINMDSADSTALATKTVKHGAPPTEKITPTTIPAPQAAGRAALSRHMTSQKPGASLTESTLKTVPQVVNVQELKDKGPPIPVSTVISASVPAPAAQVVQQVLATAGANKNSFQGALSVSSPLAGTAQTTSGSFVFGGAAKIDAGASSSISEKNSKGFSFTAQSSGFSFAPPSQDTSNTQAKSSGLPGKFSFASSTGTNMTFGPVGSEEPFSFASKLSSPAQSVSSSTPPPEPSKLPQAPKPQGNAGETLGSFSGLRVGQSEEGKEALKTTLGFTFGQPGNGSTGFGFGSAQIKLAETGNSSELTGTAAEAPKITTAQGFGSSTFSFKPQEGTAPSFTIPSTSSFPTAATSFGSLLRAPLSETQTLPTKSLQPETMTSAEPAPSADTESKEPPAEPSPKPPTLSAPSAIPVTEAAAPTSTEPTTAPSNNPPTPPTLEVSSTPSPSVTPPSETPAPVSEPPAAEPVFDPAPETTSTSITTPAPQETPATTPSSAPTSEKPGSIFAPPSGGTDSLTVGAINLTSVVTSAASSAPSAAITTSAAPTPVFGQPTSAAPTTVFGSTVFGANSTTSGFGKPAFGQSPSTGFGQPAASGSASSFTFGQPAFSASSGFGQPVAATTTSVTNSGGGGLFGSSSTNSASSFSFGASATSSAASTGTGLFGQSSAPVFGQSSSGFGQGSMFGSNTTTASSSGFGFGQQPVFGSNPSNSSVFGQQASGAGGFGQAQSGGSLFGSNTGNTSSGSGFFSGLGGKPSEDAANKNPFGMPAAGGFGQPINTGPSNLFGNSGAKGFSFGSSSFGEQKPSGSFSSGAGSVATQGFGSFSTPTKSTGFGSAPAFGSPPSFGGSPAFGGSAGFGSAPSFSSPLGSSSGKVFGEGTTAANVGGFGFASPQSAPSFGSLAGSSAAPSFGSLVQQQQQQPPGFGAQSGAFSGFGSSGGFGGLGTPAPTSRRLRRSAVGGVDRRMLM
- the LOC109079925 gene encoding nuclear pore complex protein Nup214-like isoform X3, producing MTPAKQSQLRNFLSKRQTPPVRSTAPANLSRSAFLTPQFYEDLDEVSSSSSLSQPLEPEDSLAVAEEEDEPAPIPVLTPSVPRHPTVVRTPSIQPGFSMQSSPFSRVQNVPIPVFSPAPKINMDSADSTALATKTVKHGAPPTEKITPTTIPAPQAAGRAALSRHMTSQKPGASLTESTLKTVPQVVNVQELKDKGPPIPVSTVISASVPAPAAQVVQQVLATAGANKNSFQGALSVSSPLAGTAQTTSGSFVFGGAAKIDAGASSSISEKNSKGFSFTAQSSGFSFAPPSQDTSNTQAKSSGLPGKFSFASSTGTNMTFGPVGSEEPFSFASKLSSPAQSVSSSTPPPEPSKLPQAPKPQGNAGETLGSFSGLRVGQSEEGKEALKTTLGFTFGQPGNGSTGFGFGSAQIKLAETGNSSELTGTAAEAPKITTAQGFGSSTFSFKPQEGTAPSFTIPSTSSFPTAATSFGSLLRAPLSETQTLPTKSLQPETMTSAEPAPSADTESKEPPAEPSPKPPTLSAPSAIPVTEAAAPTSTEPTTAPSNNPPTPPTLEVSSTPSPSVTPPSETPAPVSEPPAAEPVFDPAPETTSTSITTPAPQETPATTPSSAPTSEKPGSIFAPPSGGTDSLTVGAINLTSVVTSAASSAPSAAITTSAAPTPVFGQPTSAAPTTVFGSTVFGANSTTSGFGKPAFGQSPSTGFGQPAASGSASSFTFGQPAFSASSGFGQPVAATTTSVTNSGGGGLFGSSSTNSASSFSFGASATSSAASTGTGLFGQSSAPVFGQSSSGFGQGSMFGSNTTTASSSGFGFGQQPVFGSNPSNSSVFGQQASGAGGFGQAQSGGSLFGSNTGNTSSGSGFFSGLGGKPSEDAANKNPFGMPAAGGFGQPINTGPSNLFGNSGAKGFSFGSSSFGEQKPSGSFSSGAGSVATQGFGSFSTPTKSTGFGSAPAFGSPPSFGGSPAFGGSAGFGSAPSFSSPLGSSSGKVFGEGTTAANVGGFGFASPQSAPSFGSLAGSSAAPSFGSLVQQQQQQPPGFGAQSGAFSGFGSSGGFGGLGTPAPTSKCCVIHTHPSVLCSHIHI